In Lacerta agilis isolate rLacAgi1 chromosome 8, rLacAgi1.pri, whole genome shotgun sequence, one genomic interval encodes:
- the SLC25A34 gene encoding solute carrier family 25 member 34, with protein sequence MSCQVVPVDSWASGSHAMEPPRTHAAAMLSISPPVDFVLGATACCMACVFTNPLEVVKTRLQLQGELRSRGTYPRHYRGVLHAMVAVSRADGLRGLQKGLTAGLLYQGLMNGVRFYFYSHAEDIGLTQQPGGTIVAGAVAGALGAFVGSPAYLVKTHLQAQTLAAVAVGHQHNHQSVSSAFETIYKKQGLLGLWRGVNGAVPRVMVGSAVQLATFASAKEWVRKKKWFKEDSWMVALAGGMISSVAVAVAMTPFDVVCTRLYNQPVDELGMGKHYRGFFDCVVQVTGKEGVLALYKGLGPAYLRLGPHTILSLLFWDELRKFTYQLQGA encoded by the exons ATGTCCTGCCAGGTCGTCCCCGTCGACAGCTGGGCCAGCGGGAGCCACGCCATGGAGCCCCCCCGCACCCATGCGGCAGCCATGCTCTCCATCTCTCCTCCTGTGGATTTCGTCCTGGGGGCCACGGCCTGCTGCATGGCCTGCGTCTTCACCAACCCGCTGGAGGTGGTGAAGACCCGCCTGCAGCTGCAAGGGGAGCTCCGTTCGCGGGGGACCTACCCCCGCCATTATCGGGGGGTCCTGCATGCCATGGTGGCTGTCAGCCGGGCTGATGGGCTCCGGGGGCTCCAGAAAGGCCTGACGGCCGGGCTGCTCTACCAGGGACTGATGAACGGCGTGCGCTTCTACTTCTACTCCCACGCCGAAGACATCGGCTTGACGCAGCAGCCGGGCGGGACCATTGTTGCAGGGGCCGTGGCCGGGGCGCTGGGGGCCTTCGTGGGCAGCCCGGCctatctg GTCAAGACGCATCTCCAGGCCCAGACGTTGGCCGCCGTCGCTGTGGGGCACCAGCACAACCACCAG AGTGTCTCCAGCGCCTTTGAGACCATCTACAAGAAGCAGGGCCTCCTGGGACTGTGGCGAGGGGTGAACGGGGCTGTGCCTCGCGTCATGGTGGGCTCGGCTGTCCAGCTAGCCACTTTCGCCTCCGCCAAAGAGTGGGTCAGGAAGAAAAAG TGGTTCAAGGAAGACAGCTGGATGGTGGCGCTTGCTGGTGGCATGATCAGCAGTGTGGCTGTCGCTGTGGCTATGACGCCCTTCGACGTGGTGTGCACCAGACTCTACAACCAGCCAGTGGATGAGCTGGGCATG GGCAAGCACTACCGTGGCTTCTTCGACTGCGTGGTGCAAGTCACCGGCAAGGAGGGTGTCCTGGCCCTCTACAAGGGCCTGGGGCCTGCCTACCTCCGCCTGGGACCACACACcattctcagcctcctcttctgggATGAACTGAGGAAATTCACCTACCAGCTCCAGGGGGCTTGA